One Rissa tridactyla isolate bRisTri1 chromosome 1, bRisTri1.patW.cur.20221130, whole genome shotgun sequence DNA segment encodes these proteins:
- the ADSL gene encoding adenylosuccinate lyase — protein sequence MATPGAEEDVLSSYRSPLVSRYASPEMGFNFSERKKFGTWRRLWLYLAQAEKSLGLPITDEQIKEMEANLDNIDFKMAAEEEKKLRHDVMAHVHTFAHCCPKAAAIIHLGATSCYVGDNTDLIVLRDGFNLLLPKLARVISRLANFAEKYADLPTLGFTHYQPAQLTTVGKRCCLWIQDLCMDLQNLERARDDLRFRGVKGTTGTQASFLQLFEGDHSKVEELDRLVTAKAGFKRSYMVTGQTYSRKVDIEVLSVLASLGASIHKICTDIRLLANLKEIEEPFEKEQIGSSAMPYKRNPMRSERCCSLARHLMTLVLDPLQTASVQWFERTLDDSANRRVCLAEAFLTADIILSTLQNISEGLVVYPKVIERRIRQELPFMATENIIMAMVKAGGNRQDCHEKIRVLSQQAAAVVKQEGGDNDFIDRVRADPYFSPIHKQLESLLDPSSFTGRAPQQVAKFLKEEVRPALIPYQSKMGGKIELAL from the exons ATGGCGACCCCCGGCGCCGAGGAGGACGTGCTGTCCAGCTACCGCTCTCCCCTGGTGTCGCGGTACGCCAGCCCCGAGATGGGCTTCAACTTCAGCGAGAGGAAGAAGTTCGGCACCTGGCGCCGCCTCTGGCTCTACCTCGCCCAGGCTGAGAAG tCACTTGGGCTCCCGATCACAGATGAGCAGATAAAGGAGATGGAAGCAAATCTGGACAACATTGACTTCAAGAtggcagcagaggaagagaagaagctgCGTCACGATGTGATGGCCCACGTTCACACCTTTGCCCACTGTTGTCCAAAAGCGGCAGCCATCATTCACCTTGGAGCAACTTCCTGTTACGTAGGGGATAATACG gaTCTGATTGTCCTCCGTGATGGGTTTAACCTGCTGCTACCCAAG CTCGCAAGGGTGATCAGCCGTCTGGCCAACTTTGCTGAGAAGTATGCTGACCTGCCTACTTTGGGCTTCACTCACTACCA ACCTGCACAGCTCACCACTGTGGGGAAACGCTGCTGCTTGTGGATTCAGGACTTGTGCATGGACCTGCAGAACCTGGAGCGGGCTCGGGATGACTTGCGCTTTCGGGGTGTAAAAGGCACCACTGGCACACAAGCCAGCTTCTTGCAGCTCTTTGAGGGGGACCATAGTAAA GTTGAAGAGCTGGACAGATTAGTGACTGCAAAGGCAGGATTTAAGCG GTCTTATATGGTCACAGGGCAGACCTATAGTCGCAAGGTGGATATTGAAGTCCTGTCTGTGCTGGCCAGTCTTGGGGCATCTATACACAAG ATTTGTACAGACATTCGTCTTTTGGCCAACCTGAAGGAGATTGAGGAACCTTTTGAGAAAGAGCAGATTG GTTCAAGTGCTATGCCTTACAAGAGGAATCCAATGCGTTCAGAacgctgctgcagcctggctcgACACCTGATGACACTGGTGCTGGATCCCCTCCAGACAGCTTCTGTGCAGTGGTTTGAGCGAACGTTGGATGACAGTGCCAACAG GCGTGTGTGTCTTGCCGAGGCTTTCCTCACAGCTGACATCATTCTGAGTACCCTGCAGAATATCTCCGAGGGACTTGTGGTATATCCAAAG gtGATTGAGAGGAGGATCCGGCAGGAGCTGCCGTTCATGGCCACAGAGAATATAATCATGGCAATGGTGAAAGCAGGAGGCAATCGTCAG gaTTGCCACGAGAAGATTCGTGTTCTTTCCCAGCAAGCAGCTGCTGTTGTGAAACAGGAAGGGGGTGATAATGACTTCATTGACCGTGTCCGCGCTGATCCTTACTTCAGCCCTATCCATAAACAACTTGAAAGCCTGTTGGATCCTTCTTCCTTCACTGGACGTGCTCCTCAACAG GTGGCAAAGTTCCTGAAAGAGGAGGTTCGACCAGCGCTGATTCCATACCAAAGCAAGATGGGTGGGAAAATTGAGCTGGCACTTTAG